AACTGTAAACCCCTGCTGCAGAAAAAACTGAATTTTTTTACCAGCGGTGTTCAAAACCGTATCAGAGCGTCGACACAGGGCCTTGTAAAGCCTTATAGAGTCGGAAATTTCCCGTTTCCCGGCGCCTATGCCAAACTAACCCGCATATAGACAAGGTGAAAACTCTCTAATGGCCGATTGGCAGTCCCTCGATCCCGAGGCCGCTCGTGAAGCGGAAAAATACGAAAACCCTATTCCCAGCCGCGAACTGATCCTGGGGCACCTCGCCGATCGGGGTTCGCCTGCTGCCCGCGAGCAACTGGTAGAAGAGTTTGGTCTGACCACAGAAGACCAGATCGAGGCCCTGCGCCGCCGCTTGCGCGCCATGGAGCGCGACGCTCAATTGATCTACACCCGCCGTGGCACTTACGCGCCGGTGGACAAGCTCGACCTGATCCTCGGCCGCATCAGCGGTCACCGTGACGGCTTCGGCTTTCTGGTGCCGGACGACGGCAGCGACGACCTGTTCATGAGCCCGGCGCAAATGCGCCTGGTGTTCGATGGTGACCGCGCACTGGCGCGGGTGTCCGGGCTCGACCGTCGTGGTCGCCGCGAAGGCGTGATCGTCGAAGTGGTGTCCCGCGCTCACGAAACCATCGTCGGCCGCTATTTCGAAGAAGGCGGTATCGGTTTCGTCGTTGCCGACAATCCGAAGATCCAGCAGGAAGTGTTGGTGACGCCGGGCCGCAACGCCAACGCGCAGATCGGTCAGTTCGTCGAGGTGAAAATCACCCACTGGCCAACGCCGCGCTTCCAGCCGCAAGGCGATGTGGTCGAAGTGGTCGGCAACTACATGGCGCCGGGCATGGAAATCGATGTTGCCCTGCGCACTTACGACATTCCGCACGTCTGGCCTGAAGCCGTGCTGAAAGAAGCGGCCAAACTGAAGCCGGAAGTCGAAGAGAAGGACAAAGAAAAGCGCATCGACCTGCGTCATCTGCCGTTCGTCACCATCGACGGCGAAGATGCCCGCGACTTCGATGATGCGGTCTACTGCGAAGCCAAGCCGGGCAAGCTGCGTCTGTTCTCCGGCGGCTGGAAGTTGTATGTGGCGATTGCCGACGTTTCCAGCTACGTGAAAATCGGCTCGGCGCTGGACAACGAAGCTCAGGTTCGCGGCAACTCGGTGTACTTCCCCGAGCGCGTGATTCCGATGCTGCCGGAGCAACTGTCCAACGGCTTGTGTTCGCTGAACCCGCAGGTCGATCGTCTGGCCATGGTCTGCGAGATGACCATCTCCAAGTCCGGCGAAATGACCGACTACTGCTTCTACGAAGCGGTGATCCATTCCCACGCCCGTCTGACCTACAACAAGGTCAGCGCGATGCTGGAAACGCCGAAAGCTACCGAGGCGCGCAAATTGCGCGGCGAGTACACCGACGTCGTGCCGCACCTCAAGCAGCTCTACGCGTTGTACAAAGTATTGCTGGCCGCCCGTCATGTGCGTGGCGCGATTGATTTCGAAACCCAGGAAACCCGGATCATCTTCGGCTCCGAGCGCAAGATCGCCGAAATCCGGCCGACCGTGCGCAACGATGCGCACAAGCTGATCGAGGAATGCATGCTGGCGGCCAACGTCGCCACTGCCGAGTTCCTCAAGAAGCACGAAATTCCTGCGCTTTATCGCGTTCACGCCGGTCCGCCGCCAGAGCGTCTGGAAAAGCTGCGCGCCTTTCTGGGTGAGCTCGGCCTGTCCCTGCACAAGGGCAAGGACGGTCCGTCGCCGAAGGATTACCAGGCCCTGCTGGCCAGCATCAAGGATCGTCCGGATTTCCATTTGATCCAGACCGTGATGCTGCGTTCGTTGAGCCAGGCGGTGTACAGCGCCGAAAATGACGGTCACTTCGGCCTGAATTACGAAGCCTATACCCACTTCACCTCGCCGATCCGTCGTTACCCGGACCTGCTCACTCACCGCGCGATCCGCAGCGTGATCCATTCCAAACAGGACACCCCGCACGTTCGTCGTGCCGGTGCGATGACCATTCCGAAGGCGCGCATCTATCCGTACGACGAAGCCGCGCTGGAGCAGCTCGGCGAGCAGTGCTCGATGAGCGAGCGCCGCGCCGACGAAGCGACCCGCGACGTGGTGAACTGGCTCAAGTGCGAGTTCATGAAGGATCGCGTCGGCGAGTCGTTCCCGGGCGTGATCACCGCAGTGACCGGGTTCGGTCTGTTCGTCGAGCTGACCGATATCTACGTCGAAGGCCTGGTGCACGTCACCGCGCTGCCGGGCGATTACTATCACTTCGATCCTGTGCATCACCGTCTTGCGGGCGAGCGCACCGGCCGCAGTTTCCGTCTTGGCGACACCGTTGAAGTGCGGGTCATGCGTGTCGACCTCGACGAGCGCAAGATCGACTTCGAGATGGCGGAAAAAACCATCAGCGCGCCGATCGGTCGCAAGAAACGTGGCGCCGAAACCGCTGCGCCTGCTGCCAAGGCTTCGGAAGAAAAGGCTCCAGCAAAAACCGCCAGCCGTCGTCCGGCCAAGGAAAAGGTTGCCGAAGCCTATCGCCCGAGCGATGCCGTGGCGAAAAACGCCGAGCTGCGCAAAAGCCGTGAATTGAAGAAGGCCTTGCTGGCCGATGCGAAAAACGGTGGTAAAGCGGCGTCCGGGGGAAAGACCGGGCGGTCGGCGCCTGACAGGGCGACCGACGGCAAGCCAGCCAAACCGAGCAAACACCGTAAGGGCCCGCCAAAAGCGGGCTCCGCTCCAGCCAAAAGCGGCGGGGCGCGTAAACCGAAGGCGAAGTCATGAGTCAGTTGGAAAAAATCTACGGCGTTCACGCGGTAGAAGCGTTGCTGCGTCACCATCCCAAACGCGTCAAGCAGATCTGGCTGGCGGAAAGCCGCAACGATCCGCGTGTGCAGACGCTGGTCGAACTGGCCAATGAAAACCGTGTTCAGGTCGGCCAGGCCGAACGTCGCGAAATGGACGCCTGGGTTGAAGGCGTACATCAGGGCGT
This genomic interval from Pseudomonas koreensis contains the following:
- the rnr gene encoding ribonuclease R, yielding MADWQSLDPEAAREAEKYENPIPSRELILGHLADRGSPAAREQLVEEFGLTTEDQIEALRRRLRAMERDAQLIYTRRGTYAPVDKLDLILGRISGHRDGFGFLVPDDGSDDLFMSPAQMRLVFDGDRALARVSGLDRRGRREGVIVEVVSRAHETIVGRYFEEGGIGFVVADNPKIQQEVLVTPGRNANAQIGQFVEVKITHWPTPRFQPQGDVVEVVGNYMAPGMEIDVALRTYDIPHVWPEAVLKEAAKLKPEVEEKDKEKRIDLRHLPFVTIDGEDARDFDDAVYCEAKPGKLRLFSGGWKLYVAIADVSSYVKIGSALDNEAQVRGNSVYFPERVIPMLPEQLSNGLCSLNPQVDRLAMVCEMTISKSGEMTDYCFYEAVIHSHARLTYNKVSAMLETPKATEARKLRGEYTDVVPHLKQLYALYKVLLAARHVRGAIDFETQETRIIFGSERKIAEIRPTVRNDAHKLIEECMLAANVATAEFLKKHEIPALYRVHAGPPPERLEKLRAFLGELGLSLHKGKDGPSPKDYQALLASIKDRPDFHLIQTVMLRSLSQAVYSAENDGHFGLNYEAYTHFTSPIRRYPDLLTHRAIRSVIHSKQDTPHVRRAGAMTIPKARIYPYDEAALEQLGEQCSMSERRADEATRDVVNWLKCEFMKDRVGESFPGVITAVTGFGLFVELTDIYVEGLVHVTALPGDYYHFDPVHHRLAGERTGRSFRLGDTVEVRVMRVDLDERKIDFEMAEKTISAPIGRKKRGAETAAPAAKASEEKAPAKTASRRPAKEKVAEAYRPSDAVAKNAELRKSRELKKALLADAKNGGKAASGGKTGRSAPDRATDGKPAKPSKHRKGPPKAGSAPAKSGGARKPKAKS